The Pangasianodon hypophthalmus isolate fPanHyp1 chromosome 13, fPanHyp1.pri, whole genome shotgun sequence genome includes a window with the following:
- the si:dkeyp-72e1.9 gene encoding syntaxin-binding protein 4 isoform X3, with protein MDFPSSTEGLEHVGEELYPAHRTHTNSFEMPTFSVMFKGAVIISRTLMGPYGVDRAVHLMQFSDCENGLGIKVIGGVKEVTGEEFGVYVKRILPGGLASIDGHLQPGDQILEVNGESLIGVTSERAVDILRAASSTNHMRLLIARDEEARKEFAELMEKYGSNGSTGSTRNSPIQHSKYLDSTSSGSSSRSQSPLLLSPAGTQNAFNNTGQLLRSLSHPGEGVIQLISVVRSSTLGLSVSGGSNRPDGPAVFIQEVMSGGDCHRDGRLRAGDQLIAINKESLIGVTHEEAKSTINRVKLSHEPMVEIAFIPGKGHFPCSTSLHSGVQRARANGYGRLKVHVTSAEVRSEDTAPSSSPDISPADIHASAALHTQSNGAASKPKVSLDPHIRLRSEKLDLALSYLGLDVTEEKRRKIRESLSTDPQGTVSYGEFVEATRNVYHDKLEEAGLAQGPFMFSYHEAASLMDTSAFHSPTGESECSYSSEEMEQFQSEVKQLQTQMKQLEGLVEDTEDSKKILKDELQKTTEKSSTTVEENGMLKSRLQEAEAVQMQTNSAEQDYEEVIRLLEAEIKDLKEQLTEKKHTSLQVANEDMMELNKRLSIIDSQLRKSELTRKHLEISNKKLLGFAHNVHKVLTSGSLFAMENKSPLATDSPEISDSTHQLVAEARELMERVCSLCADDHTLPQITEGSITGPGFECVVEVNHQPQTSLAGVHVKETRCL; from the exons AGGGGCTGGAGCATGTTGGAGAGGAGCTTTACCCtgcacacaggacacacactaATTCATTCGAGATGCCCACGTTTTCCGTCATGTTTAAAGGAGCTGTCATCATAAGCAG gACGCTGATGGGGCCATATGGAGTAGATCGAGCAGTGCATTTGATGCAGTTTTCAGACTGTGAGAATGGATTAG GTATCAAAGTCATTGGTGGTGTGAAGGAAGTAACAGGAGAGGAGTTTGGAGTTTATGTGAAGAGGATCTTACCAGGTGGCCTTGCGTCTATTGATG gaCACCTACAGCCTGGAGACCAGATCTTGGAGGTGAATGGAGAAAGTTTGATTGGTGTAACGAGTGAGAG AGCGGTGGATATTCTCAGAGCTGCTTCATCCACAAACCACATGCGTCTTCTGATAGCACGAGATGAGGAAGCTCG GAAAGAATTTGCTGAGCTGATGGAGAAATACGGCTCTAACGGCAGTACTGGCTCCACGAGGAACTCCCCCATTCAGCACA GCAAATATTTGGACAGCACATCATCAGGGTCCTCGTCCAGATCCCAGAGTCCTCTGCTGCTCAGTCCAGCTGGGACTCAGAATGCGTTCAATAACACAGGACAGCTACTGCGCTCGCTCAG tcaccCAGGTGAAGGTGTGATCCAGCTGATCTCAGTGGTTCGCTCCAGCACTCTGGGTCTCTCAGTCAGCGGAGGCTCTAACAGACCAGACGGCCCAGCCGTGTTcatacaggaagtgatgtcgGGAGGAGACTGCCATCGG GATGGACGACTCAGAGCAGGAGATCAGCTCATCGCCATTAACAAGGAGTCGCTGATCGGAGTCACACACGAGGAGGCCAAAAGCACCATCAACCGAGTGAAACTCAG CCATGAGCCGATGGTGGAAATCGCCTTCATTCCAGGGAAAGGTCATTTTCCCTGCAGCACGTCGTTACACAGCGGAGTTCAGAGAGCCAGAGCGAACGGATACGGCAGGTTAAAAGTGCACGTCACCTCTGCTGAG gtTCGATCAGAAGACACAGCACCATCCTCTTCTCCTGACATCAGTCCCGCAGACATTCACGCCTCAG CAGCCttgcacacacagagcaatgGTGCCGCGTCCAAACCGAAAGTCTCGCTGGACCCCCACATACGACTGCGATCAGAGAAACTCGACCTG GCTCTGTCTTATCTCGGACTGGATGTcacagaggagaagaggaggaaaatcAGAGAGAGTTTGTCCACAGATCCTCAAGGGACAGTGTCTTACGGAG AGTTTGTGGAGGCCACACGTAATGTGTACCACGATAAGCTGGAGGAGGCGGGGCTTGCACAGGGACCCTTCATGTTCTCCTATCACGAGGCGGCGAGTTTGATGGACACGTCAGCCTTCCACTCACCT ACGGGTGAATCAGAGTGCAGCTACAGCAGTGAGGAGATGGAGCAGTTTCAGTCTGAGGTGAAGCAACTGCAAACACAGATGAAACAGCTAGAG GGTTTAGTGGAGGACACAGAGGACagtaaaaaaattctaaaggaTGAACTTCAGAAAACCACAGAG aaaTCCAGCACCACAGTGGAGGAGAATGGGATGTTGAAGAGCAGGCTTCAGGAGGCTGAGGCTGTTCAGATGCAGACTAACAGTGCTGAACAGGACTACGAGGAGGTCATCCGGCTTCTGGAGGCTGAAATCAAAGATCTGAAGGAGCAACTCACTGAAAAGAAACACACGAGTTTGCAGGTGGCGAAC GAAGACATGATGGAACTGAACAAGAGGCTTTCCATTATCGACAGTCAGCTAAGAAAGTCGGAACTCACCAGGAAACATCTGGAAATCTCGAATAAAAAGCTGCTGGGCTTTGCTcat aatgttCACAAAGTCCTCACCAGTGGCAGTTTATTTGCGATGGAGAACAA GTCGCCCCTGGCAACAGACAGTCCGGAAATCTCAGACTCCACCCACCAGCTTGTAGCTGAGGCCAGAGAGCTCATGGAGAGGGTGTGCTCACTTTGTGCAGATGATCACA CGTTACCGCAGATCACTGAGGGATCTATCACTGGTCCAGGGTTCGAGTGTGTGGTTGA AGTGAATCATCAGCCTCAAACGTCTCTTGCTGGAGTTCACGTTAAAGAGACTCGATGTCTCTAA